The genomic segment GGCGTTCTGCCCGCGTCGATCGACGTCAAGCTCAAGCCGGGAAATCGCGACCCGGCGTCGGTGCGCCGCGTCGCCGATCGAATGCGCGAGATGGACTTCGTCGACGACGTGCGCTTCGGCGAGGAGTGGATCACACAACTCTACAAGCTGCGGAACATCGCCGGCGTCGCCGGCATCGCGCTTGGTCTCGCGTTCGCCGCCGTGGCGCTGATCATCATCGGTGCGACGATCCGCATGGCGGTGCTCGCCCGCAGCCGAGAGATCTCGATCATGCGCCTCGTCGGCGCGACGGACGGCTACATCAGCCGCCCCTTCCATATAGAGAGCTCGGTGAAGGGTGTGTTGGGCGGGGCGATGGCGCTCGGCCTGACGTACATCGCGATGCGAATGCTCGGGCAGTATCTGCATTTTCAGACGGTGTTCTTCGATCGGGATCTCGCGCTGCTCGGGATTCTCTCCGGCGCCGTGATGGGGCTTGCCGGAAGCGTCGTGTCGGTGGGGCGGCATCTGCGGCAAGTATGAAGCCGCGGCATGTCGTAATGGTGGCGCTGGCCGCGCTGGCGTTGAGTGTCGCCCCCGCCGCGGCATCGGCGCAGAGCGACCGGATCCGCGCCCAGCGCGATACTCTCGACAAGATCCGCCGCGAGCGCGAGGAGCTCGAGAAACAAGCGGCCGACCTTCAGAGCAGCGTCCACGATCTCGACGCCGAAGTCACGAATCTGAACGAGCGCGC from the Gemmatimonadaceae bacterium genome contains:
- a CDS encoding permease-like cell division protein FtsX, whose protein sequence is MTSFQTAFTAFRRAPLLSALSITTIAFSLFAFGLFGLVALNIRAALQRIEERVEIRAFIADSTSDKDVADAADRISKFPEVLKVDVVSQDEALERAKKELGEFKDVFEAGVLPASIDVKLKPGNRDPASVRRVADRMREMDFVDDVRFGEEWITQLYKLRNIAGVAGIALGLAFAAVALIIIGATIRMAVLARSREISIMRLVGATDGYISRPFHIESSVKGVLGGAMALGLTYIAMRMLGQYLHFQTVFFDRDLALLGILSGAVMGLAGSVVSVGRHLRQV